The DNA window GAGTacttccttttcttgtttcaCCTCCGCTGACAGACTCGCCTTAGACTGCTCGATGGAAAATTTAGAACGCCACGTTGGGGCCGTCACAATGACAAGgcccatccacccatccacccTGTCTGCTGGGTCTCTCCGAACCAACTACAAGCCAATGAAAAGAAAGTCTACGAATTCGTGGTCCGCCGGTTTCTTGCGTGCTGTTCCGACGATGCCAAAGGCCAAACTAGTGAAGTCGAAATCCAATACGGTGAGGAGATGTTCCACGCCAACGGCCTGATCGTGCTGGAGAGGAACTATCTGGACGTGTACGTCTACGACAAATGGGAGAGCAGCCAGCGACTACCAGCCTTCCAGCGAGGCGAGCTCTTCGAACCTACCGAGGCCAACATTTCCGAGGGCAAGACCACAGCCCCGAATTATCTCACCGAGCCCGAGCTCATCGGTTTGATGGATGCCAACGGCATAGGAACCGACGCAACGATGGCGGAACATATCGCTAAAATCAAAGAACGCGAATACGTCGCCACGCACAAccgcggtggtgggcgcagTTCAGTCCAGGAACTCATCCCTACTCGTCTGGGCGTTGCCCTAGTGGAGGGATATGACAATGTGGTTGCGGGGCTTCCGAATAGCGTGTCTTTGAGCAAACCGTTTCTGCGGAAAGAAATGGAATTGCGCATGCTCGAGATCTGTGCGGGTACCAAGACTCGTCAGGATGTCGTACAGGAGAGCTTGGACATGTACCGGGAGGTCTTCATCCATACGCAGAGGCGTATCGATATGCTGAAAGACGCTTGTCGGAAGTATCTTGTTGAAGAGGCTGCCTCCTGAGGGGTACAATGCTTGCCGGCGCGGACTTGCTTGGTTTTGTTGATCGGATGATACCCTACTGGCCTTGTTATAATGGGCGTTGAGATAATGTGAGAATTCAAACAAGATCGATTTTTGCGGTCACCCGCCCTGTTCTCTTCCCATACAAACCCCCCATaacaggaaagaaaatacCGTCTGGCCCATCATTGGGACCAAACAGCATATCGCCAACAACCAGGGGAAAACATACATCCTCATGAATTTCCAACATAACCAGATCAAAAATCTACGTGCGCACCGCCCAAACACTCCTCTCCAATCCCGACGACATCCCCATCGAAGTTCCCGTTGAGACCCCGGTCGAAGTCCCATCCGACGTTCTCGCATTCATaatctcctccgccagagAGGTGGCAATCGCGGATGCCACGTTCGAAGGAAAAGCCCTCAGCAACTCCGCAAGTTCCATCCAAGCCCCCAAATTCTGACCCTCACTTTCCCGGAGCGCCGCCAGACCATCCTGAACATCACGTAGATGGTGCCTCAACTCGGAGTCCGGACTGTTGAGTCCATCGGCAACGCTGGCCGCGATCTTGGCCGCGAGCATGTCCTTGTGGGCTAGAAGCTTGTTTCCGACGCCAAAAAGCTCATCTGTGCGTTCTTCCAGGTAGGCGAGGCGTTGGAGGGTCGCATTGAGTGCGATTTTGTGTGAAGATTGGAGTTCGGTGAAgaggatctgctgctcggAGCGCAGGAGTTGGATATCTCTGGTATCGGTGCTGGTGCCTCGTTGGGTTTTTTCCTTGAGCTGTACTgcgaggatgatgatcaggAGGACTAGGATTGCGTTGCCGTATCCTGCCTCTGGGGTGCAACTCCCTGGCTTGGAGGGATGCTGTTTCTGTGCATGATAATCTTCGCTGTCGCTTGAGAATTTATCGGAGAGCAACGAAGCGGTGAACAGATCTGTGCTCACTGTTGTATCAGAGTCTGAAAACATCGTGATGTTGTTGCTGTCCACGAAATCGGCCACCACTTCCTGACCCAGACTGACATACTGGGCCAGAGAGTTCGGCAAAAGATAGGGATGGAGGTGATCGAGAATGTATACCGCGCTCGTCAATTGAAGGGATCCCAGAGCCCGATCTAAAAAGGACCGGCTCGGCTGGATAGCGGTAAATGGGATGGGACCGTAGAGGCCCCAGAGATTGCTGGCAAGGAAGACAAGTCCTAGTATGCGAAGCTCCATGTCGATGAGTAGTGATGGAACTGGAAAGTAGATGGCTGTGGTGTAGTGTGTCTACAACATACGATCCAAGTACCTGCAACGTCGCATATATGCTGCTTCCCCGGGGAGGAGCACAGGCGGAATGATACGATGAACATGATGTTTGTGAGCAGACGGGCAGTTCATTGAACCTTTGCATTATTGTCTGGTATTCAGAGTTTGCTTTTCAATAATCTTTCCAGAAGCCTATCGATTGTCTTTTACAACGCGTGTGCATTAACCTTTCGGACTTTCTTACTTGTTGCTGAAAATCCAAGCAGTAAGTGCTCTCTTTGCGAAGTATTTTGTTCAACCTGGGAGACCATAGTTAGACTGAGCTAGATTGAATGACGTGTATATAAAGAAGCCGCGTTTGCCTTGTGGGCTTTGTCATGCCACGAGAAAGCATGCCGCAGTTTTGCACTACAGGGTACTCTGTTTGTGTAATTCTAGTCCTGACTGATCTTAAAACACTCTGGATTGTGCATTAGCATCTGCGATTTCTAGACTGAAGGCAGATTTCTACATGACTCAATTTGCAGCCTTGCGCGAAATACTATTAGTCAACGGCCCCCGAAGGTGTTGCATCTAATGTCAGATGCTCAAGGGGCCAAACGCAGTGATTGGGAGAGACAAGGATCTCAATAGAAAAAACATGCATTATATAGCATCCGTGCCGTGGGTCACCACTATCGCACTTGAATCCCATACCATTCAAAAATTACCGGGATCTGATTCCGTGACAAACACAGAACACTCTTTCCGGGCGCGATGGATGGCCGCATGAATGCAAGGGCCGATAGCCCACGAAACTCGTCGCATGCGACCATCTTGATCGGGGGATTTCCAGGGtgggggcggcggggagCACAGGCCGTTCCCCAATGATAGAAGGCGTCGGAATAACCTTAGAATGGCCCCATAGCAGCGGGAGGCGTCAGCCGGTCAAGCCACCGAAGTATGTGGAGGATGTGCCTCTGTCGCGGCTCTGGTCGGGAAGGGGCCTGAGAGGACTACCCGGGATCTCCTGAGTGCCATCGCCGTCAGTGGCGCTGTATCCATGTCTCCCTAGCTGAAACAAAGCCGGTAATCAGGCCTGTCGAGTTATTGGACTCGCGGTCTTTGCACCGCGCAGGATGACGTGGTGGTCCAAATCCCACGGCGTGATAGGCGGGCCCGTCGGTGATCGCTTCCCGGATGCTTCGGCCAGGACTTCGTGTTGCTTGTCAACGCTTGCACTCATTGGCATCCACTTCACAAGGCGGCCCACATCGCTCCACCCCCATGGGCATCTCCACGTTGGGGAAGTATCCTCTGGCAGGGCCGAGCCATGGATATTGGTTCTTTTGGCCGCGCTCAGTGGTGAATCCCTTAGGGTTGAGCGCAACAAAGCGCCGTCGATGACTACTATCCTTGGTCGCCTCAGCCCCTCAGCCAGTGTCATTAATGATGAACTAGTTCCGTATTTAGTGACTAAACGCTTGAAGCTGCTCCGCATCCTTAGAAAAGGTGCTGGCTCCCCGCAGCCGACGTTCTTCTGCGATCTTCTTCCCTCGCGTTGCTTATATCGGTTGCCAATTTCTTCTGCCAATCCACTCTGCTAATCTTTGTGAACTGAGGACAAGATGAAGGGCGACGGAGAAATCTCGCCGCCGACCTCGGACGAGAAGTCCATTGGCAAGAGCGACTATCCCCCGAGCTATGAGCATGcggagaagcccaaggaggaCCATCACCGGCCTGACGTGGAAGATATAGGACGCGATCACCTGAATGCCGTCTTTGAGAATCCTCTAGCCGGTATTCCACGCGAGCAGCTCGTCAGAAATGTCGAGGAGTTTTGCAAAAAGTACCAGCTCGAGGAGTATCGGGAGACTTTCGTAAAGGGTGCTCTGATTTCGCAGGACCCGGCCAATGCGATTAACCTGCCTGAACTGACggaagaggagagggaggctCTCATCAGGGAGCATACCCATAAGTGGTCGCAACCCTGGAAGCTGTATTGGCTCGCAAGTGAGTTGGAACAATATGGAACACAGATATCATGACAAGCCGGAAACTAACATTCTCAAGCCATGTGTTCACTGGCAGCTGCTGTACAGGGTATGGATGAGACGGTCAACAACGGCGCGCAGACCAAATACGCCACGGTAAGGCTCCTCTGATAAAGATATATGTGAGTTGAGACTTGTATACTAAATGGGACACAGCACCTGGGCATCGAAAACAGGCCGCTcattcttggccttgtcgtGGGCGCGCCCTACTTGGCTTGCGCGGTTCTCGGATCCTGGCTCACCCAACCTTTGAATTCATTTTTTGCCCGACGGGGAACAATTTTTATCTCCTGTGCCATTGCCGCTATAGCCTCAATCTGGGAGGGTGTCGCTAACTCCTGGGTCAATCTCTTCATTGCCCGTTTTGTGCTTGGCCTAGGAATTGGATCCAAGTCGACGACTGTCCCTGTGTATGCAGCGGAATGCGCCCCTGCTCCGATTCGAGGTGCTCTCGTGATGATGTGGCAGATGTGGACTGCTTTTGGCATTATGTTGGGGAACATCATGGGAGTGGCATTTGGAGGACTGGCACCCGACCTTGGCTGGCGTCTAATGCTTGGGTCTACTGTGGTGCTGCCACTCATTGTCTGTGCTCAAGTTTATTACTGTCCTGAGTCTCCGCGTTGGCTCATCCAGCAGGACAAAGTCAACAAGGCCTTCAAGTCGTTCCGAACCCTGCGTCCCACCGATATCCAGGCCGCTAGAGACCTTTATTATGCCTACGTGGGCGTTGAGCTTGAGCGGGAGatcaacaagggcaagaatttcttctccatgcTCATTGAGCTCTTCACAATTCCTCGCAACCGCCGTGCGGCCTTGGCTAGCTGGATTGTGATGTTTATGCAGCAGTTCTGCGGTGTGAATATCATTGCTTACTATTCCACCACTATCTTCGAGGTAAGCTGACCTGTTTTTCGCTCACATTTCTGAGTTGCTCATAAACCATACAGAAATCCGGATATAGCGACGACTCTGCCCTCCTTGCATCCATGGGAACGGGTATTCTTAACTGGGTCTTCGCGCTACCTGCCTTCTTCACAATCGATACATGGGGGCGACGGAATCTGTTGCTTTTCAccttccccttccttgcAATCTGTCTCTTATGGACCGGCTTCTCATTCTTTATCGAGCCCGATGACAAATTCAGCCACAAACGGGTTGCGATGGTCACTACAGGCATGTACCTATTTGAGGTGTTCTACTCGCCTGGTGAAGGTCCAGTGCCATTTACCTATTCAGCCGAGGCTTTTCCTTTGCATGTTCGAGAGGTCGGTATGTCATGGGCTACTGCCACGACGTGGTGTTTCAACTTTATCATCAGCTTCGCGTGGCCTGCCATGGAGGATTCTTTCGGATCGACAGGCAGTTTTGGGTGGTACGCAGCCTGGTGCGTCGTTGGCTGGTTCCTGGTTCTGCTTTTCGTTCCCGAGACCAAGGGTAAGTCATGTCCATTTCTTTACCTTTCAGAATCTTACTGACTTTTGTCTTCTTCAGCTCTTACTTTGGAGGAACTGGACCAGGTCTTCTCCGTTTCCACCAGGAAACACGCTTCATATCAGCTTAAGAATGCCTGGTGGCACTTCCGTGTCTGGGTACTCCGCCAGAAATTGGAGCCTCTACCTAGCTTCTACCGAGGCTCCGAGCGCATGGCCGAAGTGGGCGATGCAGCAGAAAACAAGCACCGGACTGGATCTACCTAGCTTCTTCCCGTTCATTGCTTCAACGGCGATACCAGACCTCTTGGGTCGCCTTCTGCGAATTGATACCATGTTTACGTTTTTTGATATCCTTACTCCAGCCACTTTGGCTTTTTGACTcgtttttgtcttttccgGTTTAGTTTTCGTGCTTTGCTTTCAGGAAGGCGGGATACCTTCCTCATGTAATTGAGCCTTACTGGCTCGTGTCGTTCTTTTGAGCAAGAGATGTCCTTTTCACAGCGCTTCTCCCAGTAGATCTCGGCCTGTTTCCTTACAGGTTTAGTGGTAGAAAGGAGGCCGCTAATTCTACTTTTCCAGTCTGGCACGTTTTGGTCTTGTAGTGCTATATTCCTAGAGAATTAAGATAACATTAGACATGGATTGGAATGTCCGAAAAAGCGGAGACCATTTACACCTCTGAAACTATCAACAGCGCTTGACGATCCGAAAACAGTATACCCCGGCGACAACTACTCGAGCCTCTTGCTCAGAACAGCGCCATACCAAACAGTAGCAATCAGGCTGACAAGGTTAACCAAGCTCGACATGCCATGCACACGCCCAAACTTCTTGTTCAGTGCAAGCATCTCCTTGGAGTGCGGCGCGGGGTCATAGCTCCTCTTTCCATCCCGGGTTTCTGCAGTCCAGTAAGCCTCAGCCCTATATTTTTGTATTTTAAGATTAGTGGACAATAAACTCACCTTGGGCTTTCCGCTCACGCATCACGTTGACCGTCATCGGACGCAGCACAAACAGGTTAATCAGACCCGTGACCGCCACCGTGGCCATGGGCAGAAGGGTCGAGAGGCGGTTCTCGGGGGCCATCAGGCCTGACAATCCAACAGTCTGGCCACCCCGGCTGGCGGTCAGAGCAACGACCACGGGCAGCGCGGTCTGCATGGAGAAATAGATGGGGAAGATGGCGGTTTGCAAGCTGGAGAACTGGGGGCGCGGCAAGGCGCGGAATGCGACTGTGCCGCCCACGAAGGACTGGGGACGCGCTTAGATTGATGATTTGGCTTTTCTGAATAGGGTTGTAGCTTACCTGGTAGAACTGTGTCCCCAGAAGGGTGCCGTAGCTGCGGTGTTGTTAGCGAGCTGTGTTGATAGTCAGATAGGTGAAATGTGCTGACGGACCTGAGGATATGATAGGGGCGTGGATCggtcattttcttttcttttcttttcctgcTCCAGGAAAAGGTTTTTTTACTTATTGTGTTCAGGTCGAGGGTCAAAAAATAGAAGGAAGACAAACCCGGGCGTGATGGCAGACGGGTGTGGGTGGGGATGTGGTTATGTGCACGTCCAGAGAGTGTGAAAGGGCTGTTGCTACGCACTATATCATACACGCACGCCGGTCAAGTGATGTCATGTGCCGTCGCGTTTGTCCTAATCCAAAAAGGGTAATATCGCGCGTCTGCCTGGACTGTACCTttctctcgctctctcgTTGAGCCTCATCTCACTGCATCCCCATCCATGGCAGAGAAGGAGGCCACCGTGTACATTGTGGATGTGGGGAGGTCCATGGGCGAGTGCCATAACGGCCGCCCAGTGACCGACCTGGACTGGGCGATGCGGTATGTTTGGGACAGAATCACCACGACGGTCAGTTGCCCATACCTTGCAGCTGCACCGTCCTTAATACTGATCTGTCATCTAGATTGCTACTGGTCGGAAGACGGCTACACTGGGAGTGGTTGCTCTGAGGACAGACGGTGCGTCTCTTACTTTCTACCGGGGCTCTCTTCTGACGCGCGGATGCCAGATACCGTCAATGACCTCGAAGGTGACCCAAATTTTGCGAACATCTCCGTGCTTTTGGGTCTCGGTCAGGCTCTGATGCCCGATGTTCGGAAGCTGCGCGAGTCGATCAAACCCAGTCATACTAACAAGGGCGATGGTATGTGACGTTTCCCTTTCCGCGAGACCCATTTGCTCACTGCCAGCCAGCGGTCTCTTCGATTGTCATCGCCATGCAGATGATCATCACCTTCTGCAAGAAGCTCAAGTACAAACGGAAAATTGTGCTTGTGACCAATGGCTCTGGGGTGATGAGCGGTGACGGCCTCGATCAAATcacggagaagatcaaagaggATAACATGGAACTGGTAATCATGTAAGTATTCCAACATTTTACCAAAATTCCGCTGCTCATTTCCTTTAGCGGGGCAGATTTTGATGACCTGGAGTACGGGATaaaggaggaagacaaagatTCTCGAAAGGTGAATGTGGATCTTGATCAATGCCACGGTGATATGATGCTAATGTAGTACTATTGCAGGCTGAAAATGAAGCCTTGCTTCGTAAACTTGCGGAAGACTGCGACGGCGTCTTTGGCACCCTTCAACAAGCCATCACTGAACTGGAGCTTCCTCGTATCAAAGTCACGAAGAGCATGCCATCGTTCAAGGGATTTCTCCAACTCGGCAACTCAAACGATTATGATACTGCCGTGCGGATACCGGTTGAACGGTACTTCCGAACCTATGTCGCCAAGCCACCCTCTGCAAGCTCGTTCGTGCTGCGCTCTGGCGCTAGCGCAGGTCAGGAAGAGTCTGGCAGCTCTGCAACCGTAACCGCCCCTGGAGCCAGTCAACCAAGTGAAGAAAACACCCTCACCGCTGTGAGGATGTCACGAACATATCAAATCAAAGATGATTCTGCGCCAGGAGGCAAGGGGGATGTCGAGCGAGATGATCTTGCGAAAGGGTACGAGTACGGACGTACGGCAGTACACATCAGTCAGATCGACGAGAACATCACAACATTGGAGACATTTGCAGGATTGGAACTTATCGGGTTCGTCCAGAAAAACAAGGTGGGTTCTATCGCGGAGATCTTTTCTGTTTTTAAAACTAATTGCTATGCAGTATGATCGCTACCTGCACATGTCCAACACCAACGTGATTATTCCACAGCGAGCGAACGACAAAGCTGCTCTCGCACTATCATCCTTCATCCATGCTCTTTTCGAGGTGGAATCGTACGCGGTAGCTCGACTAGTGACCAAAGAAGCCAAGCCCCCGTTCATGGTCCTGCTCGCCCCTTCAATCGAGCCGGATTATGAGTGCCTCATTGAAACACAGCTCCCCTTTGCAGAGGATGTCCGATCATACCGATTCCCTCCTTTGGACAAAGTGGTCACCGTCTCCGGCAAGGTAGTCACCGAGCACCGGAATCTCCCCAGCCACAGCTTGCAGGATGCCATGAGCAAATACGTCGAAAGTATGGATCTGGAATACAAAAATGATGATGGGtgggttttctttcttgggATTCTTTTCTAAATCACTTCACTGACACCTTAGAAAAGAGAACTGGTTAACACACTTCCAATTGAGTACTCTTACTCGCCACTCCTGCACCGCATCGAATCGGCAGTGCGGCACCGCGCTGTATATCCCAAAGATCCCGTTCTCGACCCATCAGACCGCTTGACCAAGTTTGCTGAGCCGGTGGAAGAGATGGTGAACAAGTCGCAGCCATACCTCCAGAAACTGATGACCATCGCAGATGTCAAGAAGGGTAAGTCCTGAAATCTGGTGAAATACAACGTCTCTGACTCGGTTATACAGTTCCTCCAAAAACCAAAGGCCGCAAACGCCAACGCGAAGCCGAAAAGCCTCTCTCCGGTCTGGATGTCGACGCCCTACTCAACCAAGAACCCAAACGGGCCAAGCTGTCTCCAGAGAACGCAATCCCGGAGTTCAAGCAACTTCTTTCCCGTGCAGACAGCGTCGAGGTCATTCTCGATGCCGTGAAACAGATGGCCGGTATTATCGAGAATTTGATCCGGCACAGTCTTGGCGATGCCAACTACGACCGTGTCATCGAGGGTCTTGGGACGATGCGTGATGAGCTCGTTGACTACGAGGAGCCGGCGGCGTACAATGATTTCCTGCGgaagctgaaggagaagatATTGGGTGAGGAGCTAGGCGGTGACCGGAAGGAGTTGTGGTGGCTTATACGGAGGAAAAAGCTGGGTTTGATTGACAAGGAGATGTCCGAGAGGTCGGAGGTTgaagccaaggaggccaaAGAGGTGAgttcttcccttcccttcctgCTGTGTACAGGGCTCAGTGCTGATTCTGTACTCTAGTTCTTGTCTTCCTCTGAGTGACACTGTCTCCTttcatctttcttccactccgGAGTCTAAGTTGATGCCACAGATTGTTGGGCTTGCTAGAAGATCGTATACGTTAGGAATGGACTATGCACCTCTATCTACAAGTTCCTGCGGGGCTGGAACAAAACAATGCCACTGTTCAAAGATGTAGAAATGAAATAAGATGCTCGATCTA is part of the Penicillium psychrofluorescens genome assembly, chromosome: 4 genome and encodes:
- a CDS encoding uncharacterized protein (ID:PFLUO_006948-T1.cds;~source:funannotate), whose amino-acid sequence is MAEKEATVYIVDVGRSMGECHNGRPVTDLDWAMRYVWDRITTTIATGRKTATLGVVALRTDDTVNDLEGDPNFANISVLLGLGQALMPDVRKLRESIKPSHTNKGDAVSSIVIAMQMIITFCKKLKYKRKIVLVTNGSGVMSGDGLDQITEKIKEDNMELVIIGADFDDLEYGIKEEDKDSRKAENEALLRKLAEDCDGVFGTLQQAITELELPRIKVTKSMPSFKGFLQLGNSNDYDTAVRIPVERYFRTYVAKPPSASSFVLRSGASAGQEESGSSATVTAPGASQPSEENTLTAVRMSRTYQIKDDSAPGGKGDVERDDLAKGYEYGRTAVHISQIDENITTLETFAGLELIGFVQKNKYDRYLHMSNTNVIIPQRANDKAALALSSFIHALFEVESYAVARLVTKEAKPPFMVLLAPSIEPDYECLIETQLPFAEDVRSYRFPPLDKVVTVSGKVVTEHRNLPSHSLQDAMSKYVESMDLEYKNDDGELVNTLPIEYSYSPLLHRIESAVRHRAVYPKDPVLDPSDRLTKFAEPVEEMVNKSQPYLQKLMTIADVKKVPPKTKGRKRQREAEKPLSGLDVDALLNQEPKRAKLSPENAIPEFKQLLSRADSVEVILDAVKQMAGIIENLIRHSLGDANYDRVIEGLGTMRDELVDYEEPAAYNDFLRKLKEKILGEELGGDRKELWWLIRRKKLGLIDKEMSERSEVEAKEAKEFLSSSE
- a CDS encoding uncharacterized protein (ID:PFLUO_006945-T1.cds;~source:funannotate) is translated as MELRILGLVFLASNLWGLYGPIPFTAIQPSRSFLDRALGSLQLTSAVYILDHLHPYLLPNSLAQYVSLGQEVVADFVDSNNITMFSDSDTTVSTDLFTASLLSDKFSSDSEDYHAQKQHPSKPGSCTPEAGYGNAILVLLIIILAVQLKEKTQRGTSTDTRDIQLLRSEQQILFTELQSSHKIALNATLQRLAYLEERTDELFGVGNKLLAHKDMLAAKIAASVADGLNSPDSELRHHLRDVQDGLAALRESEGQNLGAWMELAELLRAFPSNVASAIATSLAEEIMNARTSDGTSTGVSTGTSMGMSSGLERSVWAVRT
- a CDS encoding uncharacterized protein (ID:PFLUO_006946-T1.cds;~source:funannotate) yields the protein MKGDGEISPPTSDEKSIGKSDYPPSYEHAEKPKEDHHRPDVEDIGRDHLNAVFENPLAGIPREQLVRNVEEFCKKYQLEEYRETFVKGALISQDPANAINLPELTEEEREALIREHTHKWSQPWKLYWLATAVQGMDETVNNGAQTKYATHLGIENRPLILGLVVGAPYLACAVLGSWLTQPLNSFFARRGTIFISCAIAAIASIWEGVANSWVNLFIARFVLGLGIGSKSTTVPVYAAECAPAPIRGALVMMWQMWTAFGIMLGNIMGVAFGGLAPDLGWRLMLGSTVVLPLIVCAQVYYCPESPRWLIQQDKVNKAFKSFRTLRPTDIQAARDLYYAYVGVELEREINKGKNFFSMLIELFTIPRNRRAALASWIVMFMQQFCGVNIIAYYSTTIFEKSGYSDDSALLASMGTGILNWVFALPAFFTIDTWGRRNLLLFTFPFLAICLLWTGFSFFIEPDDKFSHKRVAMVTTGMYLFEVFYSPGEGPVPFTYSAEAFPLHVREVGMSWATATTWCFNFIISFAWPAMEDSFGSTGSFGWYAAWCVVGWFLVLLFVPETKALTLEELDQVFSVSTRKHASYQLKNAWWHFRVWVLRQKLEPLPSFYRGSERMAEVGDAAENKHRTGST
- a CDS encoding uncharacterized protein (ID:PFLUO_006947-T1.cds;~source:funannotate), with protein sequence MTDPRPYHILSYGTLLGTQFYQSFVGGTVAFRALPRPQFSSLQTAIFPIYFSMQTALPVVVALTASRGGQTVGLSGLMAPENRLSTLLPMATVAVTGLINLFVLRPMTVNVMRERKAQETRDGKRSYDPAPHSKEMLALNKKFGRVHGMSSLVNLVSLIATVWYGAVLSKRLE